One segment of Monodelphis domestica isolate mMonDom1 chromosome Y unlocalized genomic scaffold, mMonDom1.pri SUPER_Y_unloc_1, whole genome shotgun sequence DNA contains the following:
- the LOC130456235 gene encoding Krueppel-like factor 5 isoform X2 has protein sequence MEQKHSHESTSVVDDYFTTEKFPLFPDKRNVNVMLPNARNLHVGLERSSKHFLTYPQVSTETAASFVPPCSSVVSTPSLPEFTNMFNIPQSMSVNMVMKQEIPGEMSLFPAPQPTQLFQLPMQDCNVSSNVSALPTENLEGITLGNQSTGSTALFQLPKPGDELRLFLNIPQGPGNFGFCGQFYSVPGLALPQSPPNSQPRSPENQLVMNTSISSPSPSGAFYGLRLIQAPQLQPVPVNLGHLPFGHIIIRAPKFSQQNYQEIEKRRIHRCDYPGCTKLYTKTSHLKAHKRTHTGEKPYKCTWEGCTWCFARSDELSRHYRKHTGAKPFKCVACGRCFSRSDHLTFHLKKHLI, from the exons ATGGAACAGAAACATTCCCATGAGAGCACTTCAGTGGTGGATGATTATTTTACAACAGAGAAGTTCCCCCTTTTCCCAGACAAAAGAAATGTCAATGTGATGCTGCCAAATGCCAGGAATCTGCATGTGGGGCTTGAGAGATCCTCCAAACATTTCCTGACCTATCCGCAGGTCAGTACAGAAACTGCTGCCAGTTTTGTGCCACCCTGTTCCTCAGTGGTCTCCACACCGAGTTTACCAGAATTCACCAATATGTTCAATATTCCACAATCCATGTCTGTTAACATGGTCATGAAGCAGGAAATTCCTGGAGAGATGTCCTTGTTTCCAGCTCCACAGCCTACTCAATTGTTTCAGCTGCCCATGCAAGATTGCAATGTGAGTTCTAATGTCTCTGCCTTACCAACAGAGAACCTTGAGGGCATTACTCTTGGGAATCAGAGCACTGGATCCACTGCTCTTTTCCAGCTTCCTAAACCCGGGGATGAGCTACGGCTTTTCCTAAATATTCCCCAAGGGCCAGGAAATTTTGGATTTTGTGGACAATTTTACTCTGTCCCAGGTTTAGCTCTACCCCAATCACCACCAAACTCTCAGCCCAGAAGCCCAGAGAACCAGCTCGTGATGAATACTAGCATCTCCTCTCCATCACCTTCTGGAGCTTTCTATGGCCTACGACTCATACAGGCACCTCAGTTACAACCAGTTCCAGTTAACTTGGGTcatttgccctttgggcatattatTATCCGGGCACCAAAATTCAGCCAGCAAAACtaccaagaaatagaaaagaggagaattCATCGTTGTGATTATCCAG GTTGCACAAAACTTTACACCAAGACTTCTCATCTGAAAGCTCACAAGAGAACCCATACAG gTGAGAAGCCATACAAGTGTACTTGGGAAGGATGCACCTGGTGTTTTGCCCGCTCTGATGAGCTTAGTCGGCACTATCGAAAGCATACAGGAGCTAAGCCCTTTAAATGCGTTGCCTGTGGCCGCTGCTTCTCCCGCTCTGATCACCTCACCTTTCACTTAAAGAAACATTTGATCTAA
- the LOC130456235 gene encoding Krueppel-like factor 5 isoform X1 codes for MLVHYSGVPLVSLTMEQKHSHESTSVVDDYFTTEKFPLFPDKRNVNVMLPNARNLHVGLERSSKHFLTYPQVSTETAASFVPPCSSVVSTPSLPEFTNMFNIPQSMSVNMVMKQEIPGEMSLFPAPQPTQLFQLPMQDCNVSSNVSALPTENLEGITLGNQSTGSTALFQLPKPGDELRLFLNIPQGPGNFGFCGQFYSVPGLALPQSPPNSQPRSPENQLVMNTSISSPSPSGAFYGLRLIQAPQLQPVPVNLGHLPFGHIIIRAPKFSQQNYQEIEKRRIHRCDYPGCTKLYTKTSHLKAHKRTHTGEKPYKCTWEGCTWCFARSDELSRHYRKHTGAKPFKCVACGRCFSRSDHLTFHLKKHLI; via the exons ATGCTTGTTCATTACAGTGGG GTACCACTGGTGTCATTAACCATGGAACAGAAACATTCCCATGAGAGCACTTCAGTGGTGGATGATTATTTTACAACAGAGAAGTTCCCCCTTTTCCCAGACAAAAGAAATGTCAATGTGATGCTGCCAAATGCCAGGAATCTGCATGTGGGGCTTGAGAGATCCTCCAAACATTTCCTGACCTATCCGCAGGTCAGTACAGAAACTGCTGCCAGTTTTGTGCCACCCTGTTCCTCAGTGGTCTCCACACCGAGTTTACCAGAATTCACCAATATGTTCAATATTCCACAATCCATGTCTGTTAACATGGTCATGAAGCAGGAAATTCCTGGAGAGATGTCCTTGTTTCCAGCTCCACAGCCTACTCAATTGTTTCAGCTGCCCATGCAAGATTGCAATGTGAGTTCTAATGTCTCTGCCTTACCAACAGAGAACCTTGAGGGCATTACTCTTGGGAATCAGAGCACTGGATCCACTGCTCTTTTCCAGCTTCCTAAACCCGGGGATGAGCTACGGCTTTTCCTAAATATTCCCCAAGGGCCAGGAAATTTTGGATTTTGTGGACAATTTTACTCTGTCCCAGGTTTAGCTCTACCCCAATCACCACCAAACTCTCAGCCCAGAAGCCCAGAGAACCAGCTCGTGATGAATACTAGCATCTCCTCTCCATCACCTTCTGGAGCTTTCTATGGCCTACGACTCATACAGGCACCTCAGTTACAACCAGTTCCAGTTAACTTGGGTcatttgccctttgggcatattatTATCCGGGCACCAAAATTCAGCCAGCAAAACtaccaagaaatagaaaagaggagaattCATCGTTGTGATTATCCAG GTTGCACAAAACTTTACACCAAGACTTCTCATCTGAAAGCTCACAAGAGAACCCATACAG gTGAGAAGCCATACAAGTGTACTTGGGAAGGATGCACCTGGTGTTTTGCCCGCTCTGATGAGCTTAGTCGGCACTATCGAAAGCATACAGGAGCTAAGCCCTTTAAATGCGTTGCCTGTGGCCGCTGCTTCTCCCGCTCTGATCACCTCACCTTTCACTTAAAGAAACATTTGATCTAA
- the LOC130456237 gene encoding PHD finger protein 6-like, which yields MAQEKMELDLEANTSAPSMEGGNLRRSNSAPLIQGLSDNSQVFQDDIIQTRRNSTTVMNRRSLRDRSPHRSNSSDPRPKCGFCHVGEEENEARGKLHIFSAKKAAAHYKCMLFSSGTVQLTTTSRAEFGDFDIKTVLQEIKRGKRMRCTLCSQPGATIGCEIKACVKTYHYHCGVQDQAKYIENMSRGIYKLYCKNHSGNEERDEEDEERESRSQKELTDCCDPSQQQLSGN from the exons ATGGCTCAGGAAAAAATGGAACTAGACCTTGAGGCAAACACCTCTGCTCCCTCCATGGAAGGAGGAAACCTACGGAGATCGAACAGCGCTCCTCTGATTCAAGGATTAAG tgataATTCACAAGTGTTTCAAGATGACATTATTCAAACTCGAAGAAATAGCACAACAGTTATGAACCGTCGCAGTTTG agagATCGGTCACCCCACAGAAGTAATTCTAGTGACCCTAGACCCAAATGTGGATTCTGTCATGTgggtgaagaagaaaatgaagcaagGGGAAAGCTTCATATATTTAGTGCTAAAAAGGCAGCAGCACATTATAAATGCATG ttattttcttCAGGTACAGTTCAACTTACAACAACGTCACGGGCTGAATTTGGTGATTTTGATATCAAAACTGTGCTTCAAGAGATTAAGCGAGGAAAAAGGATG AGGTGTACCCTTTGTAGCCAACCTGGTGCAACTATTGGGTGTGAAATAAAAGCCTGTGTAAAAACATATCATTACCACTGTGGTGTACAAGATCAAGCTAAATACATTGAAAATATGTCACGAGGAATTTACAA ACTATATTGTAAAAATCATAGTGGCAATGAGGAgagagatgaagaagatgaagaacGAGAAAGCAGAAGTCAAAAAGAACTTACTGACTGTTGTGATCCTTCTCAACAGCAACTTAGTGGAAACTGA